In Geminocystis sp. NIES-3709, a single genomic region encodes these proteins:
- a CDS encoding AarF/ABC1/UbiB kinase family protein, giving the protein MNYSSSDAQKRNTEPIRHYNPRSIAQYYRYRPWLAIFRSLKIIFYFGVFILQLILDKWFNQEENNKQKRAEQLRKILTKLGPTFIKVGQALSTRPDLVRKDFLEELIKLQDQLPPFDTKIAFNIIEKELDLEVEDAYKEISSQPIAAASLGQVYKAVLHTGEEVAVKVQRPNLLPVITLDLYLMRLASAWVAPFLPLNLGHDLGLIVDEFGTKLFEEIDYINEGRNAEKFATNFLGDDEVKVPCIYWRYSTHNVLTLEWINGIKLNDLEGIKKAGLNPSDIIRVGVTSGLRQLLEHGFFHADPHPGNLFALTDGRMAYIDFGMMDQLTEETKETIASSVVQLINRDYEALAKDFVNLGFLTPETDIRPIIPALEKVLGNAVGQSVGDFNFKTITDDFSELMFEYPFRVPAKFALIIRSLVTQEGLALSLNPDFRIVEVSFPYVSRRLLMEESPAMRKRLIEVLFKDGKFQWERLENMIAIARSDRQFDLLPTASLGLQFLVSEEGDYLRRQLITALIEDDRLHTEEVQRLWTLIQPEFQPQKLFNVALQAIRQLAIS; this is encoded by the coding sequence GTGAATTACTCATCATCAGATGCACAAAAACGCAATACTGAACCTATAAGACATTATAACCCTCGATCGATCGCTCAGTATTATCGTTATCGTCCTTGGTTGGCAATATTTCGCAGTTTGAAAATTATCTTTTATTTTGGGGTTTTCATCCTTCAATTAATCTTAGATAAATGGTTTAACCAAGAAGAAAATAACAAGCAAAAAAGAGCAGAACAATTAAGAAAAATTTTAACAAAATTAGGGCCGACATTTATTAAAGTTGGTCAAGCATTATCTACTCGGCCAGATTTGGTTCGTAAAGATTTTTTAGAAGAATTAATAAAATTACAGGATCAATTGCCTCCTTTTGATACTAAAATTGCTTTTAATATTATTGAAAAAGAATTAGATTTAGAAGTAGAAGATGCCTATAAAGAAATCTCCTCACAACCGATTGCGGCGGCTAGTTTAGGACAGGTTTATAAAGCTGTTTTACACACGGGTGAAGAAGTTGCCGTTAAGGTACAGCGTCCTAATTTATTACCTGTTATTACCCTTGATTTATATTTAATGCGTTTAGCTTCTGCCTGGGTAGCACCTTTTTTACCATTAAATTTAGGTCATGATTTAGGGTTAATTGTTGATGAATTTGGTACTAAATTATTTGAAGAAATTGACTATATAAATGAAGGAAGAAATGCTGAGAAATTCGCTACTAATTTTTTAGGTGATGATGAGGTAAAAGTTCCTTGCATTTATTGGCGTTATAGTACCCATAATGTTTTAACTTTAGAGTGGATTAATGGCATCAAATTAAATGATTTAGAAGGGATAAAAAAAGCGGGTTTAAATCCTAGCGATATTATCCGTGTCGGAGTCACTTCTGGTTTAAGACAGTTGTTGGAACATGGTTTCTTTCATGCCGATCCTCATCCGGGCAATTTGTTTGCTTTGACAGATGGTAGAATGGCTTATATTGATTTTGGTATGATGGATCAGTTAACAGAAGAGACTAAAGAAACGATCGCATCTTCCGTTGTACAGTTAATAAATCGTGATTATGAGGCTTTGGCAAAAGATTTTGTCAATTTGGGCTTTTTAACTCCAGAAACAGATATAAGACCTATTATACCTGCCTTAGAGAAAGTTTTAGGCAATGCCGTTGGACAAAGTGTAGGGGATTTCAACTTTAAAACCATCACTGATGATTTTTCTGAGTTGATGTTTGAATATCCTTTCAGAGTACCAGCAAAATTCGCTTTAATTATTCGCTCATTAGTCACTCAGGAGGGTTTAGCTTTAAGTCTTAATCCTGATTTTCGTATTGTCGAAGTATCTTTTCCTTATGTTTCCCGTCGTTTATTGATGGAAGAATCTCCTGCTATGCGTAAACGTCTTATTGAAGTCTTATTTAAAGATGGTAAGTTTCAATGGGAAAGATTAGAAAATATGATTGCGATCGCACGTTCTGATCGACAGTTCGATTTATTACCGACGGCTAGTTTAGGATTACAATTTTTAGTTTCTGAGGAAGGGGATTATTTACGTAGGCAACTAATTACGGCTTTAATCGAAGACGATCGACTACACACAGAAGAAGTACAACGATTATGGACATTAATTCAACCAGAATTTCAACCCCAAAAACTGTTTAATGTTGCCTTACAAGCCATTCGACAATTAGCGATAAGCTAA
- the accB gene encoding acetyl-CoA carboxylase biotin carboxyl carrier protein, which produces MPIDFNQLRDFIEAIAKTDITELAIKEGDFELTLQKTNPHSSVPIYTISPPPSITPPITEPPNVLENGNTPNITIDKPSSPKKGDNWIEITSPMVGTFYRASAPGESPFVETGDRISHGQVVCIIEAMKLMNEIEAETSGQVMEILVENGEPVEYGQTLMLIAPN; this is translated from the coding sequence GTGCCAATAGATTTTAACCAACTACGAGATTTTATCGAAGCGATCGCCAAAACAGACATCACTGAATTAGCGATAAAAGAAGGAGATTTTGAGTTAACATTGCAAAAAACTAATCCTCATAGTAGCGTACCTATCTATACTATTAGTCCTCCGCCTTCTATAACTCCTCCGATAACAGAACCTCCCAATGTCCTCGAAAATGGAAATACTCCGAATATCACGATCGATAAACCATCTTCTCCAAAAAAAGGAGATAACTGGATTGAAATAACATCCCCGATGGTAGGTACATTTTATCGTGCTTCTGCTCCCGGAGAATCTCCTTTTGTAGAAACAGGCGATCGAATTTCTCATGGTCAAGTAGTCTGTATTATTGAAGCGATGAAACTCATGAATGAAATCGAAGCGGAAACATCAGGACAAGTGATGGAGATTTTGGTGGAAAATGGTGAACCAGTGGAATATGGACAAACCCTTATGCTAATCGCACCCAATTAG
- the kaiC gene encoding circadian clock protein KaiC — MEDYQNQELSKSPTGIQGLDEITGGGLPKGRPTLICGSAGCGKTLFGVEFLVRGATLYDEPGILMTFEESPAEITENVASLGWNLNQLIAEGKMLIDHVYIDPSEIQETGEYDLEALFIRLGYGIKKIGAKRVMLDTIEVLFSGLSNANIVRLELRRLFHWLKSQGVTAIITGERGDNTLTRQGLEEYVSDCVIKLEQKTVEEIATRTVQVIKYRGSRHSNNEYPFLIEETGVSVLPITSLTLNHEVSNDRISTGIKALDDMFGGKGYYRGSSILITGKAGTGKSTLAGHFAQATCLRGERCLYLATEESPQQILRNIASIGVHLSTYVDQGLLQFDAVRPSNYNLEMRLFKIHRWVQEFKPKAIIIDPMSNLILMGSMIQTKNFAMRLIDYLKSKQITLLFTDLTPGDVQQEQTEIGVSSLMDTWIELQTLKVNGERNRILYVLKSRGMSHSNQVREFIITNEGVNLIEVYLGEGRVLTGTERINQELQEQLTINKRKHNLELKKRQFEREQHLLQAQITALQMQLSNQNEELALMIEEEAEHQKMILENRKFMKELRHLNP; from the coding sequence ATGGAAGACTACCAAAATCAAGAATTGTCGAAAAGTCCTACAGGAATTCAAGGACTCGATGAAATTACGGGAGGCGGTTTACCCAAAGGCAGACCAACTTTAATCTGTGGATCAGCCGGTTGTGGTAAAACTTTATTCGGAGTAGAATTTCTCGTGCGAGGTGCCACTTTATATGATGAACCCGGTATTTTAATGACTTTTGAAGAAAGTCCCGCAGAAATAACAGAGAATGTGGCTTCTTTGGGATGGAATTTGAATCAATTAATCGCCGAAGGAAAAATGTTAATTGATCATGTCTATATAGATCCTAGTGAAATTCAAGAAACAGGAGAATATGATCTCGAAGCCTTATTTATTCGTCTCGGTTACGGGATTAAAAAAATCGGTGCTAAACGGGTGATGTTAGATACCATTGAAGTTTTATTTTCTGGCTTATCCAATGCCAATATTGTTCGATTAGAATTACGCCGTTTATTTCACTGGTTAAAATCTCAGGGTGTTACCGCTATTATCACTGGTGAGAGAGGAGATAATACTTTAACCCGTCAAGGTTTAGAAGAATATGTTTCTGACTGTGTAATTAAACTAGAACAAAAAACCGTCGAAGAAATTGCCACCAGAACAGTACAAGTTATTAAATATCGAGGTTCTCGTCACAGCAATAACGAATATCCTTTTTTAATAGAAGAAACAGGGGTTTCTGTATTACCCATAACTTCTTTAACCTTAAATCATGAAGTTTCTAACGATCGAATCTCCACAGGAATTAAAGCACTAGATGATATGTTTGGTGGGAAAGGTTACTATCGAGGTAGTAGTATTTTAATCACGGGTAAAGCAGGAACAGGAAAATCCACTCTTGCTGGTCATTTTGCCCAAGCCACCTGTTTACGAGGAGAAAGATGTTTATATTTGGCCACAGAAGAATCACCTCAACAAATTCTCCGTAATATCGCCTCTATCGGAGTCCATTTATCTACCTATGTGGATCAAGGTTTATTGCAATTTGATGCTGTACGCCCCAGTAATTACAATTTAGAAATGCGCTTGTTCAAAATTCATCGTTGGGTACAAGAGTTTAAACCAAAAGCAATAATTATTGATCCCATGAGTAACTTAATTTTAATGGGAAGTATGATACAAACTAAAAATTTTGCCATGCGTTTAATTGATTATCTCAAAAGTAAGCAAATCACCCTCTTATTTACAGATTTAACCCCGGGTGATGTTCAGCAGGAACAAACCGAAATTGGTGTTTCGTCTCTTATGGATACTTGGATAGAACTGCAAACTCTTAAAGTTAACGGAGAACGAAATCGTATTCTTTATGTTTTGAAATCGAGGGGAATGAGTCACTCAAACCAAGTTCGAGAATTTATTATTACCAATGAGGGTGTAAACTTGATAGAAGTTTATTTGGGTGAGGGCAGAGTCTTAACAGGAACAGAACGTATTAATCAAGAATTACAGGAACAATTAACTATCAATAAAAGAAAACATAATCTTGAGCTGAAAAAACGACAATTTGAACGGGAGCAACATTTGTTACAAGCTCAAATAACGGCTTTGCAAATGCAATTATCCAATCAAAATGAAGAATTAGCTTTGATGATCGAAGAAGAAGCAGAACATCAAAAAATGATTCTGGAAAACCGAAAATTTATGAAAGAATTACGTCATCTCAATCCATAA
- a CDS encoding EAL domain-containing protein, which translates to MNNFANGSILIVDDAPDNLRLLRDTLQEQGYKVRSCTTGSMALRAACSAPTDLILLDIKLPDYDGYEICRQLKADEKTAPIPIIFLSGLSNTFDKIQGFTVGGADYITKPFQIEEVLARVETQLSIQRLQQSLEEKNLHLTEEIEKHKLTQEALFFEKELAQVTLKSIGDAVITTDAKGYVTYLNPIAESLTGWNEQEVQGLHLFEVFRIVNEFTKNPVQNSIFEVLDQIKIVNRTQDTILIKRNGTEIPIDDSAAPIQDNHGNIIGAVIVFRDITEVRNFTSQLSWQASHDFLTGLINRSQFEEELEIALNSVKNERQHHVLCYLDLDQFKVINDTCGHVAGDELLRQVAKILQGRIRDSDTLARLGGDEFAFLLHQCSVEKAIEIAEISREMIEKFRFSWNNKTFNIGVSIGVVAIDYHMNDKNTVMGIADAVCYAAKGRGRNCVQVYQANDYELLRQRRERQWVIQIHQALEENRFCLYYQKVIPVQQGKPIYYEILLRLLSEKGQLVAPGVFMPSAERYELMPAIDRWVISTFLSKYHDYYHQHCHHHNYSHNLYALNISGASINNDHFLDFLQQQLEQAEIPIDTICFEITESTAIGNFDQALKLINQLKQLGCRFAIDDFGHGMNSFDYIKHFPVDYLKIDGSFVKNLVNSDIDHAIVESFNRIGHVMNLQTIAEFVENKVILQELELMGIDYLQGYEIAKPVPFEFEYTIEINKN; encoded by the coding sequence GTGAATAATTTTGCCAACGGTAGTATTTTAATTGTTGACGATGCACCCGATAATCTGCGCCTTCTCCGAGATACTTTACAAGAACAAGGGTATAAAGTTCGTTCCTGCACTACGGGAAGTATGGCTTTAAGAGCTGCGTGTTCAGCCCCAACTGATTTAATTTTACTTGATATTAAGTTACCTGACTATGATGGTTATGAAATTTGTCGTCAATTAAAAGCTGATGAGAAAACTGCTCCTATTCCTATCATTTTTTTAAGTGGACTTAGTAATACTTTTGATAAAATTCAAGGATTTACCGTTGGTGGGGCCGACTATATCACTAAACCATTTCAAATTGAAGAAGTATTAGCACGGGTGGAAACTCAGTTATCTATCCAACGACTGCAACAAAGTCTTGAGGAAAAAAATCTGCATCTTACGGAGGAAATCGAAAAACATAAACTAACCCAAGAAGCCCTTTTTTTTGAAAAAGAATTAGCTCAGGTAACTCTCAAGTCTATTGGAGATGCTGTAATTACCACTGATGCAAAAGGTTATGTTACTTATCTTAATCCGATCGCTGAATCTCTTACAGGTTGGAATGAACAAGAAGTTCAGGGATTGCATTTATTTGAAGTTTTTAGAATTGTTAATGAATTTACTAAAAATCCAGTACAAAATTCTATTTTTGAGGTTTTAGATCAAATTAAAATAGTTAATCGGACTCAAGATACTATTTTGATTAAACGTAATGGCACAGAAATTCCTATTGATGACTCTGCCGCCCCTATTCAAGATAATCATGGTAATATCATTGGTGCAGTAATTGTGTTTCGGGATATAACAGAAGTTCGTAATTTCACCAGTCAACTTTCTTGGCAAGCCAGTCATGATTTTCTCACAGGTTTAATTAATCGTTCTCAATTTGAAGAAGAACTGGAAATAGCGCTTAATTCTGTCAAAAATGAGCGTCAACATCATGTTTTGTGTTATTTAGACTTAGATCAATTTAAAGTTATCAATGATACTTGTGGTCATGTGGCTGGAGATGAATTATTGCGTCAAGTAGCAAAAATATTACAAGGACGAATTCGTGACAGTGATACTTTAGCACGTTTAGGAGGAGATGAATTTGCTTTTTTATTACATCAATGCTCAGTGGAAAAAGCCATTGAAATAGCGGAAATTTCTAGGGAAATGATTGAAAAGTTCCGTTTTTCTTGGAATAATAAGACTTTTAATATTGGTGTGAGTATCGGGGTAGTAGCGATCGATTATCATATGAATGATAAAAATACTGTTATGGGTATAGCTGATGCTGTTTGTTATGCCGCTAAAGGTAGAGGGCGTAACTGTGTCCAAGTATATCAAGCTAATGATTATGAATTACTTAGACAACGCAGAGAAAGACAATGGGTAATCCAAATTCATCAAGCCTTAGAAGAAAATCGTTTTTGTCTCTATTATCAAAAAGTTATTCCCGTTCAACAGGGTAAGCCCATTTATTATGAAATTTTATTGCGGTTACTAAGTGAAAAAGGTCAATTAGTTGCTCCCGGAGTTTTTATGCCATCAGCAGAACGTTATGAATTAATGCCGGCGATCGATCGTTGGGTGATTAGTACTTTTTTAAGTAAATATCACGATTACTATCATCAACATTGTCATCATCATAATTATTCTCATAATTTATATGCTCTTAATATTTCAGGAGCAAGTATTAACAACGATCATTTTCTGGATTTTTTACAGCAACAATTAGAACAAGCAGAAATACCTATTGATACCATTTGTTTTGAAATTACAGAAAGTACAGCGATCGGCAATTTTGACCAAGCTTTGAAGTTAATTAATCAACTCAAACAATTAGGTTGTCGTTTTGCTATTGATGATTTTGGCCACGGCATGAACTCTTTTGACTATATTAAACATTTTCCCGTTGATTATTTAAAAATTGATGGTAGTTTTGTCAAAAATCTGGTTAATAGTGACATTGATCATGCGATCGTTGAAAGTTTTAATCGTATTGGTCATGTCATGAATTTGCAAACCATAGCGGAGTTTGTGGAAAATAAGGTTATCCTACAAGAACTAGAACTGATGGGAATAGATTACCTTCAAGGCTATGAAATTGCCAAACCAGTTCCTTTTGAGTTTGAATATACGATCGAGATTAACAAAAATTAA
- a CDS encoding precorrin-8X methylmutase, whose protein sequence is MEWNLLTAQNLAIIDKEVGNRNFSCAEYEIVRRVICATGDLNYYSLVNFSANALKSSVEALNDRVPIIVDAAVIQTGILYSLQQTFLNPIYCLEDISIPISLRQKKSWLLQHLSLRYTSPIYIIGQSSGVLITLLDLMESQSIQPSLIIATPSGFIRKELTNNRLKESSVAHIRIDSSKGGVNLAIAIFTGLVDLAWIGKQLTIRN, encoded by the coding sequence ATGGAATGGAATTTGCTAACGGCACAAAATTTGGCAATCATTGACAAAGAAGTAGGAAATAGGAATTTTTCTTGTGCAGAATATGAGATTGTTCGTCGAGTTATTTGTGCTACAGGAGACTTAAATTATTATTCTTTAGTTAATTTTTCTGCAAATGCTTTAAAATCCTCCGTTGAGGCTTTAAACGATCGAGTTCCTATTATTGTTGATGCGGCGGTAATTCAAACAGGAATTTTATACTCATTACAACAAACTTTTCTTAATCCTATTTACTGTTTAGAAGATATTTCTATCCCTATTTCTTTACGGCAGAAAAAGTCATGGCTTTTACAACATCTTTCTCTACGTTATACCTCTCCCATTTATATTATTGGTCAAAGTTCGGGAGTCTTGATTACTCTACTAGATTTGATGGAATCTCAGTCTATTCAACCTAGTTTGATTATTGCCACTCCTTCGGGATTTATTCGTAAGGAATTGACAAATAATCGACTTAAAGAGTCTTCTGTGGCACATATTCGCATTGACAGTTCCAAAGGAGGAGTTAATCTGGCCATCGCAATTTTTACTGGTTTAGTCGATTTAGCTTGGATTGGAAAACAATTAACTATTAGGAATTAG
- a CDS encoding circadian clock KaiB family protein produces MVDNLSNTETSKSSATWQLKLYVAGQTPKSLVAFSNLKKICEEYLQGEYTIEIIDLTQQPSLAGDDDIVALPTLVRKLPSPIKKIIGDLSNTEKVLVGLQIVSLTGQT; encoded by the coding sequence ATGGTAGATAATTTATCAAACACTGAAACCTCAAAAAGTTCTGCAACTTGGCAACTAAAATTGTATGTAGCTGGACAAACCCCTAAATCTCTGGTTGCTTTTTCTAATTTAAAAAAGATTTGTGAGGAGTATCTTCAAGGAGAATATACTATTGAAATTATTGATTTAACTCAACAACCTTCTTTGGCTGGAGATGATGATATTGTTGCTTTACCCACCCTAGTAAGAAAGTTACCATCCCCTATTAAAAAAATTATTGGGGATTTATCGAATACCGAAAAAGTTTTGGTAGGATTACAAATAGTTTCTTTGACTGGTCAAACATAA
- a CDS encoding circadian clock KaiB family protein has translation MIEPEKLNETTTDLFEQSLSELPEKCYLLRLYIAGTTMQSLNALQNIKRICEEHLKGRYELEVIDIYQETELMIEENIIAVPTLLKKLPLPLQTLIGNLSDTEKVLIGLDLLPKNI, from the coding sequence ATGATTGAACCAGAAAAATTAAACGAAACTACAACTGATCTATTTGAGCAAAGTCTTTCGGAATTGCCAGAAAAGTGCTATTTACTGCGACTTTATATTGCAGGAACAACGATGCAATCTCTTAATGCTTTGCAAAACATCAAAAGAATTTGTGAAGAACATCTCAAAGGACGATATGAGTTAGAAGTTATTGACATCTATCAAGAAACAGAGTTAATGATCGAGGAAAATATTATTGCTGTCCCTACTTTACTTAAAAAATTACCTTTACCTTTACAAACATTAATAGGCAATTTATCAGATACGGAAAAAGTTTTAATTGGTCTTGATCTTCTTCCTAAAAATATTTAA
- a CDS encoding SpoIIE family protein phosphatase, whose product MKLVKKNYPRTNLRTLLVWPFLCQILAILAIVTYLSYRSAKRALNEITTDLNSEIAYKIDNYLENYFIEGTALNQVNRNAVIIDPLLFQDLTLLGRYFISQYQWTNNIDKIAFADEKQGNYIEIIKKSSQDFELKILDRNESNSLLTYSVDSQGNIIKLLRRQDDSNFDSRQLFWYQNTLKNYQNQWLQPYKDISNQQLITFTSKKIYDEKNNFLGVLTNHRDLTDISSFLSQLKIGKTGFAFIIDRNGLLIADSLRNKYNNQDKDLRFFLTPAINNPNIDIRQIIEFLNSKNVFSEHDIKIQEFQLSTNKNNLLIKVVNISNNYGINWFAVVAIPESDFMTFIQENTKITISLSVIALIFAISSGVITSKLIIQPIIKLKTASQNISEGEFNQKVPLQGIEELDILAESFNHMSEMLKAFFDNLNTSLQDVSNLKYAIDQSAIVTLTDPGGKIIYCNEKLKEISGYSEQELIGEKTNKLKSGCHNKNFYDKMWSTISHGHVWRGEIKNKAKNDHYYWVDTTIVPLTDDRGKILQYLSIQTEITERKLLEKNLEKIVEIRTQELAKANQEISLLNTRLCSENILLSGKLKILHEMQQLILPKIEELKKIKSLDIAGYMEPMDELGGDYYDVLELDDVITIGIGDVTGHGLESGMLMVMIQAAICTLKQQGEKNPVTFLDTLNRAIYYNIQRMKSEKNLSLAIINYQNNQLCISGQHEEVILVRKGGKVELIDTIDLGLPIGLDYDITEFIDHILINLNSGDGIVLYTDGITEARNVDKVQYGIDRLCNVVSQNWHLDIESIKDIIINDVKKFIGLNKITDDITLLLLKQK is encoded by the coding sequence ATGAAACTCGTCAAAAAAAACTATCCTCGGACAAATTTGCGCACTTTATTAGTGTGGCCTTTTTTGTGTCAGATTTTGGCGATTTTAGCTATTGTTACCTATTTATCTTATCGTAGTGCAAAAAGGGCTTTAAATGAAATTACAACTGATTTAAACAGTGAAATTGCTTATAAAATTGATAATTATTTAGAAAATTATTTTATTGAAGGAACAGCATTAAATCAAGTTAATAGAAATGCAGTTATTATTGATCCTTTATTATTTCAAGATTTAACACTATTAGGACGTTATTTTATTTCTCAATATCAATGGACGAATAATATTGATAAAATTGCTTTTGCTGATGAAAAACAAGGAAATTATATAGAAATTATCAAAAAATCTTCCCAAGATTTTGAGTTAAAAATTTTAGATAGAAATGAGTCTAATAGTTTATTAACTTATTCTGTTGACTCTCAAGGAAATATTATTAAACTGTTACGCCGTCAAGATGATTCTAATTTTGATTCTCGCCAACTTTTTTGGTATCAAAATACTCTTAAAAATTATCAAAATCAGTGGCTTCAACCTTATAAAGATATTTCTAATCAACAACTTATTACTTTTACAAGTAAAAAAATTTATGATGAAAAGAATAACTTTTTAGGTGTTTTAACTAATCATCGAGATTTAACAGATATAAGTTCCTTTTTAAGTCAATTAAAAATCGGTAAAACTGGTTTTGCTTTTATTATCGATCGAAATGGTTTATTAATTGCTGATTCCTTGAGAAATAAATATAACAATCAAGATAAAGATCTGAGATTTTTTTTAACTCCTGCTATTAATAATCCAAATATAGACATTCGACAAATAATTGAGTTTTTAAACTCAAAAAATGTTTTTTCAGAACATGATATAAAAATTCAGGAATTTCAATTATCTACTAATAAAAATAATCTCTTAATTAAAGTTGTTAATATTAGTAATAATTATGGAATTAATTGGTTTGCAGTGGTAGCAATTCCTGAGTCAGATTTTATGACTTTTATTCAGGAAAATACAAAAATAACTATTAGTTTATCGGTAATTGCGTTGATTTTTGCTATTTCTAGTGGTGTAATTACTTCTAAATTAATTATTCAACCAATTATCAAATTAAAAACAGCATCTCAAAATATTTCGGAAGGAGAATTTAATCAAAAAGTTCCTTTACAAGGTATTGAAGAATTGGATATTTTGGCGGAATCTTTTAATCACATGAGTGAGATGTTAAAGGCTTTTTTTGATAATTTGAATACTTCTTTACAAGACGTTTCTAATCTCAAATATGCCATCGATCAATCTGCCATTGTAACTTTAACTGATCCGGGTGGAAAAATCATTTATTGTAATGAAAAATTAAAAGAAATTTCTGGTTATTCTGAACAAGAATTAATTGGAGAAAAAACTAATAAATTAAAGTCTGGTTGCCATAATAAAAATTTTTATGACAAAATGTGGTCAACCATTTCTCATGGCCATGTATGGCGAGGTGAAATTAAAAATAAGGCGAAAAATGATCATTATTACTGGGTTGACACTACGATCGTACCATTAACAGATGATAGAGGTAAAATTTTACAATATTTATCTATTCAAACAGAAATAACGGAGAGAAAATTATTAGAGAAAAATCTGGAAAAAATAGTCGAAATTAGAACTCAAGAATTAGCTAAAGCAAATCAAGAAATTAGTCTTTTAAATACTCGTTTATGCTCAGAAAATATCTTATTAAGTGGTAAGTTAAAAATTCTCCACGAAATGCAACAATTAATATTACCTAAAATTGAAGAATTAAAAAAAATTAAGTCTTTAGATATAGCTGGTTATATGGAACCGATGGACGAATTAGGAGGAGATTATTATGACGTTTTAGAATTAGATGATGTTATCACTATTGGCATTGGAGATGTAACAGGCCATGGTTTAGAAAGCGGAATGTTAATGGTAATGATACAAGCGGCTATTTGTACTTTAAAACAACAGGGAGAAAAAAATCCAGTCACTTTTTTAGATACTCTTAATCGAGCAATTTATTACAATATTCAAAGGATGAAATCAGAGAAAAATCTCTCTTTAGCAATTATTAATTATCAAAATAATCAACTATGTATTAGTGGACAACATGAAGAAGTTATTTTGGTGAGAAAAGGAGGAAAAGTAGAATTAATTGACACGATCGATTTAGGTTTACCTATTGGTTTAGATTATGATATAACAGAGTTTATTGATCATATATTAATTAATCTTAATTCTGGGGATGGAATTGTCCTTTATACTGATGGAATTACCGAAGCTAGAAATGTTGATAAAGTTCAATATGGTATCGATCGACTTTGTAATGTAGTTAGTCAAAATTGGCATTTAGACATAGAAAGTATTAAAGATATTATTATTAATGATGTCAAAAAATTTATCGGTTTAAATAAAATTACTGATGATATTACTTTATTATTATTAAAGCAGAAATAG